In one window of Clupea harengus chromosome 4, Ch_v2.0.2, whole genome shotgun sequence DNA:
- the tnnc1b gene encoding troponin C type 1b (slow) codes for MDDVYKAAVENLTEEQKNEFRAAFDIFVMGAEDGCISTKELGKVMRMLGQNPTQEELQEMVDEVDEDGSGTVDFDEFLVMMVRCMKEESKGKSEEELAEVFRMFDKNGDGYIDLDELKNMLESTGEAITEDDIEELMKDGDKNNDGRIDYDEFLEFMKGVE; via the exons ATGGATGATGTTTATAAAGCAGCG GTTGAGAACTtaacagaagaacagaaaaaTG AGTTCCGCGCTGCCTTTGACATCTTCGTTATGGGTGCGGAGGACGGCTGCATCAGCACAAAGGAGTTGGGGAAGGTGATGAGGATGCTGGGACAGAACCCAACCCAAGAAGAgctgcaggagatggtggacGAGGTAGATGAAGACG GCAGCGGGACAGTGGATTTTGATGAGTTCCTGGTCATGATGGTGCGCTGCATGAAAGAGGAGAGCAAAGGAAAGTCAGAGGAGGAGCTTGCCGAGGTCTTCCGCATGTTTGACAA AAACGGAGATGGCTACATCGACTTAGATGAGCTAAAGAACATGCTGGAGTCAACAGGTGAGGCCATTACAGAAGACGACATAGAGGAACTTATGAAAGATGGAGACAAAAACAACGATGGCAGGATTGACTATGATG AGTTCCTTGAATTCATGAAGGGAGTTGAATAA
- the tktb gene encoding transketolase-like protein 2, whose translation MSYHKPDEKTLQGLKDIANKLRINSIKATCASNSGHPSSCCSAAELMSVLFFHTMRYKAKDPRNACNDRFVLSKGHAAPILYAAWAEAGFVKESELLNLRKLDCELEGHPTPKLEFVDVATGSLGQGLGAACGMAYTGKHFDKASYRVYCMLGDGECSEGSVWEAMAFASNYKLDNLVVILDVNRLGQSEPAPLQHDMDTYRKRCEAFGWNTYVVDGHDVEELCKALWQAQQVKDKPTAIVAKTYKGKGLNGIEDKDNWHGKPIPKDRVDALLADLQSQIQSPNKSLSPELPQDDVKPADRSAIRLPSPPAYNKGDKIATRKAYGVALAKLGHGSPRVVALDGDTKNSTFAETFKKAHPDRYIECFIAEQNMVSVAIGCGTRDRTVPFASTFAAFFSRAYDQIRMAAISQSNVNLVGSHCGVSIGEDGPSQMALEDLAMFRAIPTCTVFYPSDAVSTERAVELCANTKGICFIRTSRPENAVIYSPNEKFEIGHAKVVRQSDSDRVTVIGAGVTLHEALAAADKLAGEGVNIRVIDPFTIKPLDATTIVSSARATGGKIITVEDHYKEGGLGEAVLAAVAGEPGVVVQCLAVSRVPQSGKPQELLDLFGISAKSIVAAVKGTFAN comes from the exons ATGAGCTACCATAAACCAGACGAGAAAACCCTGCAGGGTCTGAAAGACATCGCCAACAAACTAAGAATAAACTCAATCAAGGCAACATGCGCATCAAACTCTGG acacccctcctcctgctgcagTGCAGCGGAGCTCATGTCTGTGCTGTTCTTCCACACCATGCGCTACAAGGCCAAAGACCCACGCAACGCCTGCAACGACCGCTTCGTCTTGTCTAAG GGCCACGCTGCTCCCATCCTGTATGCTGCCTGGGCAGAGGCCGGCTTCGTCAAGGAGTCTGAGCTCCTGAACCTCCGGAAGCTTGACTGTGAGCTGGAGGGCCACCCCACCCCT AAACTAGAGTTTGTCGATGTGGCCACTGGATCCCTGGGACAGGGTCTCGGAGCAGCCTGTGGAATGGCCTACACTGGCAAACACTTCGACAAGGCGAG CTACCGTGTGTACTGCATGCTGGGAGACGGCGAATGCTCAGAGGGCTCGGTGTGGGAGGCCATGGCCTTCGCCTCCAACTACAAGCTGGACAACCTCGTGGTCATCCTGGATGTGAACCGGCTGGGCCAGAGCGAGCCCGCCCCCCTGCAGCACGACATGGACACCTACAGGAAGCGCTGTGAGGCTTTTGG cTGGAACACGTACGTGGTGGACGGCCATGATGTGGAGGAACTGTGCAAGGCGCTCTGGCAAGCTCAGCAGGTCAAAGACAAGCCCACCGCCATCGTGGCCAAAACCTACAAGGGCAAAGGACTGAACG GCATTGAGGATAAGGATAACTGGCACGGGAAGCCCATTCCCAAGGACCGTGTGGACGCCCTGCTCGCAGACCTGCAGAGCCAGATCCAGTCTCCCAACAAGAGCCTCTCCCCTGAACTGCCCCAGGATGACGTCAAGCCTGCGGACCGCTCAGCCATtcgcctcccctctcccccagcATACAACAAGGGCGATAAG ATTGCCACCAGGAAGGCTTACGGAGTGGCCCTGGCCAAGTTGGGACACGGCAGCCCAAGGGTGGTGGCCCTCGACGGCGACACCAAGAACTCCACGTTCGCCGAAACCTTCAAGAAGGCTCACCCTGACCGCTACATCGAGTGCTTCATTGCTGAGCAGAACATG GTCAGCGTTGCCATTGGATGTGGCACCCGTGACCGCACTGTACCATTCGCCAGCACCTTTGCCGCCTTCTTCTCCCGGGCCTATGACCAGATCCGCATGGCCGCTATCTCTCAGTCCAATGTCAACCTGGTAGGCTCCCACTGTGGAGTCTCCATTG gtGAGGACGGTCCATCTCAGATGGCCTTGGAGGACTTGGCCATGTTCCGCGCTATCCCCACATGCACTGTGTTCTACCCCAGTGACGCGGTGTCCACTGAGAGGGCAGTGGAGCTCTGTGCCAACACCAAG GGCATCTGTTTCATTCGCACGAGTCGTCCTGAAAACGCAGTAATCTATTCTCCCAATGAGAAGTTTGAGATCGGACATGCAAAG GTGGTGCGCCAGTCTGACAGTGACCGGGTGACTGTGATTGGTGCTGGAGTGACTCTGCACGAAGCCCTCGCTGCTGCAGACAAGCTGGCTGGCGAAG GAGTGAACATTCGTGTGATTGACCCATTCACCATCAAACCCCTGGATGCTACCACCATCGTGTCCAGTGCCCGGGCCACTGGGGGCAAGATTATCACCGTGGAGGATCATTACAAAGAGG GTGGTCTGGGCGAGGCCGTGCTGGCAGCCGTGGCCGGCGAGCCAGGCGTCGTGGTGCAGTGCTTGGCCGTGAGCCGCGTGCCCCAGAGCGGCAAACCGCAGGAGCTCCTGGACCTGTTCGGCATCAGTGCCAAGAGCATCGTCGCAGCCGTCAAGGGCACCTTCGCCAACTGA
- the lrrc23 gene encoding leucine-rich repeat-containing protein 23 isoform X1 has translation MSDQEDAELRMEASDSEDDGTKDFDEGPMEEDPLVGENQVTPCALTQDMVKDGISLLCRTGNGLSHAFVKLELIDRGLTDIRFLESFEHLRFIDLSTNHLSDLTPLAALTQLLWLKVDGNQVRELRGQRLEPLTYLQWFSLAKNRLIDVEGLRGPALETLNLIGNGIQRMQGLECHTLTNLVTLELRGNRLETTDGLYLPNLRRLYLAQNIIKRLEGLHKLERLTTLHLRDNRLESLDGISPNMKSLQYLNVRGNLIFSRRALSSLAGVAATLRALVLVENPIMESEEYRLFVLSQLPLLERLDKEPTTEEEKADALERRRDFEDEGAQEPKEQ, from the exons ATGTCTGACCAAGAAGATGCCGAATTAAGAATGGAAGCAAGTGATTCAGAAGATGATGGAACTAAAGACTTTGATGAGGGACCAATGGAAGAAGACCCGTTAGTGGGAGAGAACCAG GTCACACCTTGTGCATTGACACAGGACATGGTTAAGGATGGCATATCATTGTTGTGTCGTACAGGGAATGGTTTGTCACATGCCTTTGTTAAGCTTGAGCTAATAGATAG AGGCCTGACCGACATCCGCTTCCTTGAGTCCTTTGAGCACCTGCGTTTCATAGACCTATCCACCAATCACCTGTCAGACCTCACTCCACTGGCTGCGCTCACCCAGTTGCTTTGGCTGAAGGTGGATGGAAACCAGGTCAGGGAGCTCAGAGGACAGAGGCTGGAACCACTCACCTACCTGCAGTGGTTCAGCCTCGCCAAGAACCGCCTCATAGACGTAGAGGGGCTCAGGGGGCCTGCTCTGGAGACCCTCAACCTCATTG GTAATGGTATTCAGAGGATGCAAGGTCTGGAGTGCCATACACTGACCAACCTGGTTACTCTTGAACTGAGGGGAAATCGATTGGAGACCACGGATGGCCTATATTTGCCCAATCTGCGTCGACTTTACCTG GCTCAGAACATCATCAAGCGTCTGGAGGGGCTTCACAAACTAGAACGCCTGACCACCCTCCATCTGCGAGACAACCGGCTGGAGTCTCTGGATGGCATCAGCCCAAACATGAAGTCTCTGCAGTACCTGAATGTCAG GGGGAACCTCATATTTTCCCGGCGTGCCTTGAGTAGCCTAGCGGGTGTGGCAGCCACTTTACGTGCACTGGTGTTGGTAGAGAACCCCATCATGGAGAGTGAGGAATACAGGCTGTTTGTGCTGTCACAGCTCCCCCTACTGGAGAGACTTGATAAGGAACCTACCACTGAGGAAGAGAAGGCTGATGCTCTGGAGAGACGAAGG gacTTTGAAGATGAAGGGGCTCAAGAACCAAAAGAGCAATAA
- the lrrc23 gene encoding leucine-rich repeat-containing protein 23 isoform X2, with amino-acid sequence MSDQEDAELRMEASDSEDDGTKDFDEGPMEEDPLVGENQVTPCALTQDMVKDGISLLCRTGNGLSHAFVKLELIDRGLTDIRFLESFEHLRFIDLSTNHLSDLTPLAALTQLLWLKVDGNQVRELRGQRLEPLTYLQWFSLAKNRLIDVEGLRGPALETLNLIGNGIQRMQGLECHTLTNLVTLELRGNRLETTDGLYLPNLRRLYLAQNIIKRLEGLHKLERLTTLHLRDNRLESLDGISPNMKSLQYLNVSIQNHMMRGNQIQTTLCCTLVA; translated from the exons ATGTCTGACCAAGAAGATGCCGAATTAAGAATGGAAGCAAGTGATTCAGAAGATGATGGAACTAAAGACTTTGATGAGGGACCAATGGAAGAAGACCCGTTAGTGGGAGAGAACCAG GTCACACCTTGTGCATTGACACAGGACATGGTTAAGGATGGCATATCATTGTTGTGTCGTACAGGGAATGGTTTGTCACATGCCTTTGTTAAGCTTGAGCTAATAGATAG AGGCCTGACCGACATCCGCTTCCTTGAGTCCTTTGAGCACCTGCGTTTCATAGACCTATCCACCAATCACCTGTCAGACCTCACTCCACTGGCTGCGCTCACCCAGTTGCTTTGGCTGAAGGTGGATGGAAACCAGGTCAGGGAGCTCAGAGGACAGAGGCTGGAACCACTCACCTACCTGCAGTGGTTCAGCCTCGCCAAGAACCGCCTCATAGACGTAGAGGGGCTCAGGGGGCCTGCTCTGGAGACCCTCAACCTCATTG GTAATGGTATTCAGAGGATGCAAGGTCTGGAGTGCCATACACTGACCAACCTGGTTACTCTTGAACTGAGGGGAAATCGATTGGAGACCACGGATGGCCTATATTTGCCCAATCTGCGTCGACTTTACCTG GCTCAGAACATCATCAAGCGTCTGGAGGGGCTTCACAAACTAGAACGCCTGACCACCCTCCATCTGCGAGACAACCGGCTGGAGTCTCTGGATGGCATCAGCCCAAACATGAAGTCTCTGCAGTACCTGAATGTCAG CATCCAGAATCACATGATGCGTGGGAACCAAATACAAACCACACTGTGTTGTACTCTGGTTGCGTAG